DNA sequence from the Magnetococcales bacterium genome:
TCGCCTTCGACGATTACAGCTCCGGTATTGCCAACCTCGACCGGCTCTGGACCTTGCGCCCGGATATCGTCAAGCTGAAACGCTCCTTCGTCGAAAATGCCATGCAGCATCCCCAGGCCATGCGCATGTTGAACAAGCTGGTCTCCTTGATTCATGCTTCGGGCTGTCTGGTGTTGCTGGAAAAAATCGAATCCGTCGAAGAGGCTATCGTCGCCATGGAAACCAGCGCGGATTTTGTGCAGGGGCACTTTTTCGGCGGTGCGCACCCGCGTCCCATGCGCAAGGATGTCCGCTTCAGCAGCGGTTTCTTTGCCGACCTGGTGGAAAAGCACGAACGCAGCCTCTCACGGCAAACACGTTCCCTGAAAAACGACCTCTCCGACCTGACCAATGATTTCATGGATTGCGCCTGGGGTGTCGGTGATGGTCAAAGCATCGAAGATGCCGGCCAAGCCATCCTGCAACGGCGGCGGACCGAGCGGCTCTATTTGCTCAATGAACACGGTGTCCAGGTCGGCCCGCATATCTACGGCCATCACCAATCCGCCCACAATGATCCCCGCCATCTGCCTCTGGAAGATTCGGTGGGTTCCACCTGGACACGGCGCTCCATCTTCACCGATGCCATCCGGCATCCCTCCATCGTCCAATCTTCCGCGCCGTTCCGCTCCATCTCCAGTTTGAATACCTCCATTACGTTGTCTGTTTCGGTGCGTGTTGGAGGCAAGCTGCATGTCCTTTGCTGCGACGTGCGTTGGGATGAGGGTGTGGTAGAGGGAAGCTGAGCTGAAATGGGTTAGAAAGGCGCTGTTCTGGTCTCTTTGGACAATGCCATGAAGGGTTGACGTGATTGTGGGGCGGATTCCGTATGAATCCGCCCCACTTTGTTGGTTATCCGTTTTTAAATCCCCCTCTCCAGGAAACTCTGATCCAATGACCAGGGGGGGACGTGTCACCGTGATGCCGACGAAGCAAGATTGATGAGCTGAAGCGATGCGGATCGTTGTCGAAACAACAGATCACGGATCGGGTGTTTTATTTGGGTCTGGCGTTCGAGGTGCAGGGATTAATTACTTAAATTATTCATGCAGGCAGAAACAGGGCATGTTGCCATGCTGAAGTACAATCAAATCACAGTTTACGGAACCGGCAATATATAAAACTCTGTCTTTTTTTATTGGGTGTGATATGGGTTTCAGGGATTGACTCCAAAAGCTCGAAATTGGGGCCAAGTTCCTGGAGAAGGGATTCCGGGGTATAGCGGACAATATCCAATTTGCTGCACTGGCTTGGTCCATCCATGGCAAAGGTGGCGATGATCACATGGCCATGGGGTTTGAGGTGTTTTTCAAGGCTGGCCACATAGGCACGGCGTTGCTCGGGTTCTGTGAAAAAATGAAAGACAGCCCGGTCATGCCAGAGGTCAAAGGCAATCCGGCTCTCGAACCGGGTGACATCGGCATCGATCCAGATGATTTCCCCCTCCCGACCCAGGAGGCGTAGCCGGGCATTTTCCAGGGCCATGGAAGAAATATCGAGGACAGTCAGGTTTTGATAGCCGGCGGTCAGGAGATGATCCACCAGGGTGGAGGCTCCGCCACCGACATCGATGATGGCACCGTTCTCCTTCAAGGAAGTATTTTCGATCAAGGTCAGGGAAGTCAGGGGAATTTTTTGGTACCAACTGGTTTCGGTGACCTTTTTTTTGTTATAGACCTCTTCCCAGTGCGCTTTTTGATCCATGGGCCTGTTCCTGTTCCTCGTGGTGATGGCATGCGGTTCCAAACATCCGCGCATCATAGGCGCTTTTTTTTATTTTTACCTCAATTTTCATGTCGGGATCAGCAAAATTTCATCCGCCATCCTTTTCTTTCAGGGTTCGCCAGCGAATGGTCATGATGTTTCCCTTGACTTCCCAGGCGAGCATTTTGTTGAAAAACTGCATGCCCAGCAGGGCTGTGCGCATGGGCGAGCCATTGACACTGGCTGCAACCCCCTGCATGTGCAGGTCTCCCAGTCTGAGATCGTTCAAAACCACGGCAGCGACCCGGACATTGCCATTGGCTGTGGCAAAAGTCTGATTGAAGATCAAATCTTCCTGGCGAAAACCAAGCTTGCGGGCTGTTCGGGGCGGAAGAACAATGCCGCTGGCCCCGGTGTCTACCAGAAAGCTGACCGGTTGCCGATTGATCAAGGCCTCGACATAAAAATGGCCGTTGGCGGCTCGATAGAAAGTCATGGAGCCGGGTTGTTCCTCGTACCCAAACCGGGGTACCAGACTGGCCATGACCTGGTCCAACACATGGAGCATTTCCTTTTTGAAAGCGAAACCGGCCACGAGGCTCGCTATGATGACCCACCATACGACACCCTGCTGGATACCACTTATCAATCGCTTGACGGAATGCGAGGCGAGCAACCAACTGATGATCAGGGACAGGAGGAGGGGGGAACCGAGGGTTTCCGGCAGGTCTGGCCCGGAAAGCGGGCCTACGAAACGTTCGTGCAGAAACAGGACGATGGCAGAGAAAAATCCGAGAAGCAACAAAAACCGGGTCCAGGACCATTCCGTATTGTCGGTGGCTTCCCGGGAATTTTTGCGCCGATGTCGGGCTCGTTTCAGGCAACAAGGCCGATCTTTGTGCGGCTCTGTTTCGGGCTTGGACCTGGCTTGGGTCCCGATTGCATTGTCCGATCCGACTTCCATGGCTTCTCCGGCCCCGTTGCAGATGGATTTGTCCCTTGTACGCAGCAGCAATAACGACGGATATGGAAGCGAGTATGGATTTTTCCTGTTTGGGCGGCAAGCAGATTTTCGTTTATCCCGCAGTTACCCGTTTCCGGCCCTGCTGCCTGCTTTTGCAAAGCAGACTGTCCACCCGGCGGAAAGGTACCCGGATCGTTGTCGATGTGGACCATGGTTGCACCCAGTGATACCGTGACGGGCAGCAGAATTTTTTCATGTGTTTTTTCCTTGACATCCTTGCTCCGCTGTTATCCAGGCCCATGAATCGTGTATCCGCGAAAGCCTGTTGCCGGACAAAAAATACCAGTCCAGGATTTGGGGGAGCTGTACAGGATGCCATCCCAATGCGGCACAATCATGACTTCATCATTTGCATTTTCTTGCTTTTTCCATGAAAGAAAAAAATTCATAAAAATTTTGATATCCTTCAATGGCACGTTGCAATCGACAATATTGTCCGGAAACATATCCGAAGGTGTTGCCATCGGTATTCGTGCTACTGCAAAATTGTTGTGTATAATTTTCATAAGATTTTTTTGCTTGGGCAATCTGTTTTTTTTGATGCTCGCACAAGTCAGCGTTTTTGTTAACCATGTTCGTATAGAGTAAATTGTATTTATCATTGACAAGCTTGGCTTGTGTTTGAAAGCAATCACCAACCGCTGCCCCTCCGACACTGTCCATATTGCATAAAAGACGATAATATTTCATGACATCATGAACATTAAAATAAACATTTTCGTTGGCTTCTTTAGCAATCGCATCTCCATAAATATGCATCGCTGCGCAAAGCACCAGGATGATTTTAATTTTCCTGTTCATATGATCTAAACCCGCGACCTGGAGACCCCTCCACAATGCCCAAAACCAGGTTGGACGAGCCAAACGGAAGGGACATTTCCGGAATCCATATGGAGTCTTTCATTATTGTTGCTTGTTATCGTTCCCTTGCAGGTGGAGTTGACAAATTACCGCGAATCAATTTGTCATTACCTTCCAGAATTTTTCCGCCTGCAAAAAATGCCTTCCATGAATCGTTCAGGATGCCGTTATTGTACGTGATCATGCTTTCGTAAACAAACTCATGCCCTTCATTCGTGATTCCAGTTCCCCGACAGGTGATCTTGTCGCCGTTGATGACGCCTTTTGCGGACCATGTGGATATATGATCCTTTCCCTGAAAAATGATGTAACCGTTCAATTCCTTGATCAGGGTCACATTCGTATCACCCCCGATCCAGACACCATCAAACTTCAATTCACTGGACTGTCTTTGGCCAATTCCGGCGGACGCCTGGTCCGGGTTGCCCACAAAAAACGACAAGAACACCAAAAAAAAGATAGTATGTACTTTGCACATAAAAAACTCCAATAATAGATGGCATCCGTATTGAACCTTGCCAATCATCACTGAAGCAGACCCTGTCGTCAAGAAAATTTTGAAGTACGGATAGTATTACAAAATTTTTTACAGAACAACCACTCCCGCCATCCCCCTTTCGCCAGGGGAAAATAGAGACCGAGCCGGATAGGTCTGTCATCCAGGGCGTGCATGAGGCTGGCATAGGTTTCCATGTGTTCTTGATAGCGAATTTGTTCGTTGTCCAGAAATCCCTCCAGGTCGCCGCCGGCATGGTGACCGGTTTTGAAATCGATGATCCACCGTGTGTTGTCCGCATCGATGAAGGTTCTGTCCAGCACGACCCGCCGGATACGCCCATGAAGATGACCGGTCAGGGCCAATTCGGATTGGGGGTTGCCATGGCGTGGATCGAGAATCCATTGACCGCGGGGGTCGGCGAGGGTGGAGGTCAGAGCCATGGCAACCTGTCGGATGGCCGGGGAGAGGGCGGGCGAAGCGACGCCGAGCCGGGTCAATTGGGCGGCAAAATGGTGTTCCAGGGCAGCGATCCTTGGCACATTCCAGGCCTGGGTGCCTTCCCGGGCCATGACTTGCAGCCAATGGTGGACCACGATACCCACACAGCGCACGGTCTCCCCGGCCCAGATGAAAACCAGGGAATCCTCGGCACTCCGGGAAATTTCCGGGACAGGAGAGAATAAACCCGGCG
Encoded proteins:
- a CDS encoding EAL domain-containing protein, with the translated sequence MTSSEENRNIFDFLDHATHMEGDRLVGEFQGLRLFSHFQSVFSLAHQRQVGVEAIFSGIDPGKPDEGPLTSFNVFSRVPPEAVIQMDQLRQFQHFKNFQAANMKDRWLFINLHPKILLSQGGQDIEFLGSALERAGLKPHQVVVALREHAEVGSDKIVHTMEGLRKLGTLIAFDDYSSGIANLDRLWTLRPDIVKLKRSFVENAMQHPQAMRMLNKLVSLIHASGCLVLLEKIESVEEAIVAMETSADFVQGHFFGGAHPRPMRKDVRFSSGFFADLVEKHERSLSRQTRSLKNDLSDLTNDFMDCAWGVGDGQSIEDAGQAILQRRRTERLYLLNEHGVQVGPHIYGHHQSAHNDPRHLPLEDSVGSTWTRRSIFTDAIRHPSIVQSSAPFRSISSLNTSITLSVSVRVGGKLHVLCCDVRWDEGVVEGS
- a CDS encoding class I SAM-dependent methyltransferase, whose protein sequence is MDQKAHWEEVYNKKKVTETSWYQKIPLTSLTLIENTSLKENGAIIDVGGGASTLVDHLLTAGYQNLTVLDISSMALENARLRLLGREGEIIWIDADVTRFESRIAFDLWHDRAVFHFFTEPEQRRAYVASLEKHLKPHGHVIIATFAMDGPSQCSKLDIVRYTPESLLQELGPNFELLESIPETHITPNKKRQSFIYCRFRKL
- a CDS encoding TIGR02281 family clan AA aspartic protease — translated: MEVGSDNAIGTQARSKPETEPHKDRPCCLKRARHRRKNSREATDNTEWSWTRFLLLLGFFSAIVLFLHERFVGPLSGPDLPETLGSPLLLSLIISWLLASHSVKRLISGIQQGVVWWVIIASLVAGFAFKKEMLHVLDQVMASLVPRFGYEEQPGSMTFYRAANGHFYVEALINRQPVSFLVDTGASGIVLPPRTARKLGFRQEDLIFNQTFATANGNVRVAAVVLNDLRLGDLHMQGVAASVNGSPMRTALLGMQFFNKMLAWEVKGNIMTIRWRTLKEKDGG